In a genomic window of Gigantopelta aegis isolate Gae_Host chromosome 9, Gae_host_genome, whole genome shotgun sequence:
- the LOC121381121 gene encoding uncharacterized protein LOC121381121 isoform X1 has protein sequence MSDRWEYARQHGAMHCKNAFILLTGICAVLTLGMIAIRYRTDMLPLPVFGSSSCDDAILSFKRQRNSLSAQLNRMKQQFGMKSCELLALQLKGDKSGKQRYGIVSTNGGWCKDESRSSSKSHIFDKGFADALANFFKGKKVASFGDGPGDYKKYIDKSQLVTLYDAYDGAPYCEETTSGLVNFLDLTAPQYGLPVYDWVMSVEVAEHIPAKYESVYLDNIFRHAQEGIVLSWAVPGQGGLSHVNLKSFKDVRKLLLDNGYELDPKPGEVLRNAAVQAWLKQNVYVYRRISKVPLPVDNA, from the exons atgagtgaccgctggg AATACGCAAGACAACACGGCGCTATGCATTGCAAAAACGCGTTCATACTCCTCACGGGCATTTGTGCTGTTTTGACTTTGGGGATGATCGCCATCCGATACAGGACGGACATGTTACCTCTGCCAGTTTTCGGTTCCTCATCATGTGACGACGCCATCTTGAGTTTCAAACGACAGAGAAACAGTCTCTCGGCGCAACTCAATCGGATGAAACAACAGTTTGGCATGAAGAGTTGCGAGCTGCTAGCACTGCAGTTAAAGGGCGACAAGAGTGGCAAG CAGCGTTACGGTATTGTGTCAACTAATGGAGGCTGGTGTAAAGATGAAAGCAGATCATCAAGTAAGAGTCACATTTTCGACAAAGGTTTTGCCGATGCACTGGCCAACTTTTTCAAGGGCAAAAAGGTCGCAAGCTTTGGCGATGGACCAGGTGACTACAAGAAGTATATAGACAAATCACAGCTGGTAACGCTATACGACGCTTACGACGGTGCTCCATACTGTGAAGAAACCACGAGCGGGCTTGTGAACTTCCTTGACCTGACGGCGCCGCAGTACGGACTTCCGGTGTACGACTGGGTAATGAGCGTAGAGGTGGCGGAACACATCCCAGCGAAATACGAAAGTGTGTATCTGGATAACATATTTCGACACGCCCAAGAAGGGATTGTTCTGAGCTGGGCAGTGCCAGGTCAGGGAGGTCTTAGCCATGTCAATTTGAAATCATTCAAAGACGTCAGAAAGTTGTTGTTGGACAATGGATACGAACTAGACCCTAAGCCTGGCGAAGTGTTACGAAACGCAGCCGTTCAAGCATGGttaaaacaaaacgtttatgTATATAGAAGAATATCTAAAGTTCCTCTCCCAGTTGACAATGCTTAG
- the LOC121381121 gene encoding uncharacterized protein LOC121381121 isoform X4, whose product MHCKNAFILLTGICAVLTLGMIAIRYRTDMLPLPVFGSSSCDDAILSFKRQRNSLSAQLNRMKQQFGMKSCELLALQLKGDKSGKQRYGIVSTNGGWCKDESRSSSKSHIFDKGFADALANFFKGKKVASFGDGPGDYKKYIDKSQLVTLYDAYDGAPYCEETTSGLVNFLDLTAPQYGLPVYDWVMSVEVAEHIPAKYESVYLDNIFRHAQEGIVLSWAVPGQGGLSHVNLKSFKDVRKLLLDNGYELDPKPGEVLRNAAVQAWLKQNVYVYRRISKVPLPVDNA is encoded by the exons ATGCATTGCAAAAACGCGTTCATACTCCTCACGGGCATTTGTGCTGTTTTGACTTTGGGGATGATCGCCATCCGATACAGGACGGACATGTTACCTCTGCCAGTTTTCGGTTCCTCATCATGTGACGACGCCATCTTGAGTTTCAAACGACAGAGAAACAGTCTCTCGGCGCAACTCAATCGGATGAAACAACAGTTTGGCATGAAGAGTTGCGAGCTGCTAGCACTGCAGTTAAAGGGCGACAAGAGTGGCAAG CAGCGTTACGGTATTGTGTCAACTAATGGAGGCTGGTGTAAAGATGAAAGCAGATCATCAAGTAAGAGTCACATTTTCGACAAAGGTTTTGCCGATGCACTGGCCAACTTTTTCAAGGGCAAAAAGGTCGCAAGCTTTGGCGATGGACCAGGTGACTACAAGAAGTATATAGACAAATCACAGCTGGTAACGCTATACGACGCTTACGACGGTGCTCCATACTGTGAAGAAACCACGAGCGGGCTTGTGAACTTCCTTGACCTGACGGCGCCGCAGTACGGACTTCCGGTGTACGACTGGGTAATGAGCGTAGAGGTGGCGGAACACATCCCAGCGAAATACGAAAGTGTGTATCTGGATAACATATTTCGACACGCCCAAGAAGGGATTGTTCTGAGCTGGGCAGTGCCAGGTCAGGGAGGTCTTAGCCATGTCAATTTGAAATCATTCAAAGACGTCAGAAAGTTGTTGTTGGACAATGGATACGAACTAGACCCTAAGCCTGGCGAAGTGTTACGAAACGCAGCCGTTCAAGCATGGttaaaacaaaacgtttatgTATATAGAAGAATATCTAAAGTTCCTCTCCCAGTTGACAATGCTTAG
- the LOC121381121 gene encoding uncharacterized protein LOC121381121 isoform X3, protein MEYARQHGAMHCKNAFILLTGICAVLTLGMIAIRYRTDMLPLPVFGSSSCDDAILSFKRQRNSLSAQLNRMKQQFGMKSCELLALQLKGDKSGKQRYGIVSTNGGWCKDESRSSSKSHIFDKGFADALANFFKGKKVASFGDGPGDYKKYIDKSQLVTLYDAYDGAPYCEETTSGLVNFLDLTAPQYGLPVYDWVMSVEVAEHIPAKYESVYLDNIFRHAQEGIVLSWAVPGQGGLSHVNLKSFKDVRKLLLDNGYELDPKPGEVLRNAAVQAWLKQNVYVYRRISKVPLPVDNA, encoded by the exons ATGG AATACGCAAGACAACACGGCGCTATGCATTGCAAAAACGCGTTCATACTCCTCACGGGCATTTGTGCTGTTTTGACTTTGGGGATGATCGCCATCCGATACAGGACGGACATGTTACCTCTGCCAGTTTTCGGTTCCTCATCATGTGACGACGCCATCTTGAGTTTCAAACGACAGAGAAACAGTCTCTCGGCGCAACTCAATCGGATGAAACAACAGTTTGGCATGAAGAGTTGCGAGCTGCTAGCACTGCAGTTAAAGGGCGACAAGAGTGGCAAG CAGCGTTACGGTATTGTGTCAACTAATGGAGGCTGGTGTAAAGATGAAAGCAGATCATCAAGTAAGAGTCACATTTTCGACAAAGGTTTTGCCGATGCACTGGCCAACTTTTTCAAGGGCAAAAAGGTCGCAAGCTTTGGCGATGGACCAGGTGACTACAAGAAGTATATAGACAAATCACAGCTGGTAACGCTATACGACGCTTACGACGGTGCTCCATACTGTGAAGAAACCACGAGCGGGCTTGTGAACTTCCTTGACCTGACGGCGCCGCAGTACGGACTTCCGGTGTACGACTGGGTAATGAGCGTAGAGGTGGCGGAACACATCCCAGCGAAATACGAAAGTGTGTATCTGGATAACATATTTCGACACGCCCAAGAAGGGATTGTTCTGAGCTGGGCAGTGCCAGGTCAGGGAGGTCTTAGCCATGTCAATTTGAAATCATTCAAAGACGTCAGAAAGTTGTTGTTGGACAATGGATACGAACTAGACCCTAAGCCTGGCGAAGTGTTACGAAACGCAGCCGTTCAAGCATGGttaaaacaaaacgtttatgTATATAGAAGAATATCTAAAGTTCCTCTCCCAGTTGACAATGCTTAG
- the LOC121381121 gene encoding uncharacterized protein LOC121381121 isoform X2 yields the protein MSDRWEYARQHGAMHCKNAFILLTGICAVLTLGMIAIRYRTDMLPLPVFGSSSCDDAILSFKRQRNSLSAQLNRMKQQFGMKSCELLALQLKGDKSGKRYGIVSTNGGWCKDESRSSSKSHIFDKGFADALANFFKGKKVASFGDGPGDYKKYIDKSQLVTLYDAYDGAPYCEETTSGLVNFLDLTAPQYGLPVYDWVMSVEVAEHIPAKYESVYLDNIFRHAQEGIVLSWAVPGQGGLSHVNLKSFKDVRKLLLDNGYELDPKPGEVLRNAAVQAWLKQNVYVYRRISKVPLPVDNA from the exons atgagtgaccgctggg AATACGCAAGACAACACGGCGCTATGCATTGCAAAAACGCGTTCATACTCCTCACGGGCATTTGTGCTGTTTTGACTTTGGGGATGATCGCCATCCGATACAGGACGGACATGTTACCTCTGCCAGTTTTCGGTTCCTCATCATGTGACGACGCCATCTTGAGTTTCAAACGACAGAGAAACAGTCTCTCGGCGCAACTCAATCGGATGAAACAACAGTTTGGCATGAAGAGTTGCGAGCTGCTAGCACTGCAGTTAAAGGGCGACAAGAGTGGCAAG CGTTACGGTATTGTGTCAACTAATGGAGGCTGGTGTAAAGATGAAAGCAGATCATCAAGTAAGAGTCACATTTTCGACAAAGGTTTTGCCGATGCACTGGCCAACTTTTTCAAGGGCAAAAAGGTCGCAAGCTTTGGCGATGGACCAGGTGACTACAAGAAGTATATAGACAAATCACAGCTGGTAACGCTATACGACGCTTACGACGGTGCTCCATACTGTGAAGAAACCACGAGCGGGCTTGTGAACTTCCTTGACCTGACGGCGCCGCAGTACGGACTTCCGGTGTACGACTGGGTAATGAGCGTAGAGGTGGCGGAACACATCCCAGCGAAATACGAAAGTGTGTATCTGGATAACATATTTCGACACGCCCAAGAAGGGATTGTTCTGAGCTGGGCAGTGCCAGGTCAGGGAGGTCTTAGCCATGTCAATTTGAAATCATTCAAAGACGTCAGAAAGTTGTTGTTGGACAATGGATACGAACTAGACCCTAAGCCTGGCGAAGTGTTACGAAACGCAGCCGTTCAAGCATGGttaaaacaaaacgtttatgTATATAGAAGAATATCTAAAGTTCCTCTCCCAGTTGACAATGCTTAG